A portion of the Phyllopteryx taeniolatus isolate TA_2022b chromosome 15, UOR_Ptae_1.2, whole genome shotgun sequence genome contains these proteins:
- the LOC133490153 gene encoding LOW QUALITY PROTEIN: nipped-B-like protein A (The sequence of the model RefSeq protein was modified relative to this genomic sequence to represent the inferred CDS: substituted 3 bases at 3 genomic stop codons), with protein MNGDMPHVPITTLAGIASLTDLLNQLPLPSPLPATTAKSLLYNGRISEEVSSLLVCRDDNLVTQLAHGLNQVSTEHIELKDNLGNDEPEGDMPVLLQALLARNPKIFRDKSVIQQPAVQQYKISPNQVHRSPAPNYQQSPVTQRPSGCFSSPQSRSGARFISQQQHSNSPIPSPYTPQSPADYMQYSPPSYSQHQQTQQGGSXEXTLCIGHYTXLTGNAIHFLFQSAGNIRNLHNKVSGQLSSNASNHHAKPDSNDDYVNIAHRLGNEENEHSMMAALFPVKSPQSVCSPAESEEPSKWSRPLLIMQSPPSDVPPGAAPNTLLSSAERKKKQKQRSRAVGEHMEKNALYDIVSSPMKDSARLTLKLSRVKTEKEQYREHSPRTDAEQQAHLTNSKNTLLNDDQVSPCKSVAEEPPNCQQAPFQSNETAVVSAVVLLDDAEADMDSLAEIERTERESVSERERWSKEVQDKDKPLKKRKQDSYPQEPGVDTSDGFALQSGNAGNQMTPKKINAASNGSGRPALMVSIDLQQAGRGLRQPVVMLEAKQLCDEHILRFSSETEAEKDDACQPAITKDQADEFSMSGSDSHPKENKESQRDSKHRAEGGKSDGRCGDSPRLKQNRDPESRHRDERNDNDHCQPEALKTSSKAEWNTGCNNEDKGREKKRTKDHDIEKDRNRDKDRVNDQDVDKEKERDKTRDKIRNKNKIRQKDTDRNRDKDRDREKEVDGDRVRDREKDKDRDREKEKDVDRVRDREKDQGRNKHQGKDRVKEKDRVREKDRDKDRSKEKERDKEQDREKDRLKEKERDKGRDKEHDMEKARLKEKEPDKEKYRLKEKEQNKEPDREKDRSKEKEPNKEPDKEKDRFKEKERDKEQDKAKDRFKEKERDKEKDRFKEKEWDKEKDKIREKERNRDKGRERETDDGKERVREDKVRKHKASRDNINKRDQCPDGTPKQDMDHKIRQDGSRHSSDLSGLERSDKSIFPTSQNKKDRKGGDESKQLSLEKKKSEFPPYLLGGNSGMLKNFVIPKVKRDVVDKAPLVSGDLVDVWKEPRVLLERKSLVQNLSRGAKPIVMLRRLNVDNIRSIKKELKETYKSRKWSSSHKSREMSFSEKANKRQHSMISKTPKYTGNPDEEEEASDGDNNEVLRKRRRKDQDKTWKRESKKGRQQGWSSDEGDGDPQPNLSNVARKLKKKHKERKTYEKMRPEDLMDSSTFKRFAASVDNILESLEDVDLTAADDYGDDEIPQELLLGKHQLNELGSNSAKIKDMGIFYKFSSGKLVKFMNILEKNIQDSVKLSTLMNHGNDSMDEERLWRDLILERVTKSADACLTVLNIMTSPRVPKVVFIEDVIERVLQYTKFHMQNSLYPQYDPTYRVDSHGGGGHNSKGKKAKSSGHKQKTVLLLYSKVCDIISSLSELVEIQLLTDTTILQVSTLGITPFFVENVSELQLCAIALVTAVFSRYRKHRQLILEEIFNSMARLPSSKRNLRNFRLNSSSSDGGGKHIQMVTALVLQLIQCVVQLPSAKDGEDEHIRKVDKDILITNSYETAMRTAQNFLSVFLKKCGSKQGEDDYRPLFENFVHDLLSTVNKPEWPAAELLLSLLGRLLVHQFSNKQTEMALRVASLDYLGTVASRLRKDAVNSKMDRNAIDRILKESPGNDETQQLQRALLGYVEESSEIEPSLVFARGFYIAQWYRDITSEVDKAMKLHNDDDDDPKPSYAANDVDATEEIVQRAESRKKFLRKVIRNSHTRISSETIDYKDSCLIVRYLASMRPFSQSFDIYLSQILRVLGESAIAVRTKAMKCLSEVVAVDPSILARSDMQRGVHGRLMDNSTSVREAAVELVGRFVLSRPELIEQYYDMLIERILDTGISVRKRVIKILRDICLELPDFHKITEMCVKMIRRVNDEEGIKKLVNETFQKIWFTPTPSHDKDAMIRKILNITDVVLACKDSGYDWFEQLLQNLLKSEEAASYKPAKKACSQLVDNLVEHIVKYEESIAECEDKGIHSGRLVACVTTLYLFSKIRPQLMVKHAMTMQPHLTTKCNNQNDLMVICNVAKILELVVPLMDNASENFLTTMEEDLMKLIVKYGMMVVQHCVSCLGAVVNKVTHNYKFVWACFNRFYGALTKLKTQHQEDPNSPTLVTNKPTLLRSLFTVGALCRHFDFDQEEFKGASKLIIKDKVLELLLYFTTHKDEEVQAKALIGLGFQFIMHPELMFVEDVKILYNTTLSDEHSLVSLKIQVLKNMQTYLQEEDSRMQEADREWKEKAKQEDLKEMGDISSGMSSSIIQIYLKQVLDSFLHTQSTVRHFALSVITLTLSQGLIHPVQCVPYLIAMGTDPEPTMKNKADQQLVEIDKKYSGFIHMKAVAGLKLSYQIQRAIARSADAILRGFRHHDTDAALCSHLYTLVRGNRQHRRAFLISLLNMFDDSSRTEVNLLLFVADNLACFPYQTQEEPLFIMHHVDITLSVSGSNLLQSFKESLRKGPVPRPKKIKKKKKKKKKTKPRKMRDSSDDSEESSSRSSSSSSSSSSSSSSSSDEEEEVEHVHKHSDSDMDDEDVVMARLPEDPKPLLDFSVASQGILLLLMLKQHLKNLFGFSDSKIQKYSPTESAKVYDKTVNRKSKVHFNPRQTLDFLKVGLSSTDISYETKKDIVKQYLHFKVLMEHLDREEEEEEGEASANARNKAITLLLQGPKPRNHNHNNHAAPLESEDEESEDEDPPAQKSRRGDDSAEDSGHINESVDVTDVVAIRCPRYKDRPQIARVVQKTKSGYSVHWMSGSYSGPWAVAKKRDGRKKVPWLDNIKESDIIYKKISLTSGHKLTNKVAQTLRALYAAKDGTKH; from the exons ATGAATGGTGATATGCCTCATGTTCCTATCACAACTCTCGCTGGAATCGCAAGCCTCACGGACC TGTTGAACCAACTTCCACTGCCCTCACCTCTCCCTGCCACCACCGCCAAGAGTCTGCTCTACAATGGACGGATCTCTGAAGAAGTCAGCAGCCTGTTGGTGTGTCGCGACGACAACCTGGTGACTCAGCTGGCGCATGGCCTTAACCAGGTGTCCACAGAACACAT AGAGTTGAAGGACAACTTGGGGAACGATGAGCCAGAGGGTGACATGCCAGTGCTCCTGCAAGCTTTGCTGGCCAGAAATCCCAAAATCTTCCGGGACAAAA GTGTGATCCAGCAACCAGCGGTACAACAGTATAAGATTTCTCCAAACCAAGTGCACAGGAGTCCAGCACCAAATTATCAGCAGTCCCCAGTCACTCAAAGGCCTTCTGG ATGCTTCAGCTCGCCACAGTCCAGGTCCGGAGCTCGGTTCATATCACAGCAGCAGCATTCAAACAGCCCCATCCCCAGTCCCTACACTCCTCAGAGTCCTGCTGATTACATGCAATACAGTCCACCTAGCTACTCTCAACACCAGCAGACGCAGCAAGGTGGGTCGTAAGAATAGACACTGTGTATTGGTCATTACACATAACTCACTGGCAATGCAATTCACTTTCTGTTCCAGTCGGCTGGTAATATTAGGAATCTCCACAACAAGGTGTCAGGACAGCTATCGAGTAACGCATCCAATCATCACGCCAAACCAGACTCGAATGACGACTATGTCAACATCGCGCACAGACTTGGAAATGAG GAAAATGAGCACTCTATGATGGCTGCCTTGTTTCCAGTCAAGTCACCACAATCTGTGTGTTCCCCGGCCGAGAGTGAAGAACCGTCTAAAT GGTCCAGACCTCTGCTCATCATGCAGTCGCCTCCTTCCGACGTTCCTCCTGGTGCAGCTCCCAACACGCTGCTCTCCTCCGCCGAGCGCAAAAAGAAGCAGAAGCAAAGGAGCAGGGCTGTCGGAGAGCACATGGAGAAAAATGCTTTGTACGACATCGTGAGCTCCCCGATGAAAGACTCTGCCAGGCTGACGTTAAAGCTGTCCAGAGTGAAGACAGAAAAAGAACAGTACAGAGAGCATTCTCCCAGGACGGATGCGGAGCAGCAAGCGCACCTCACGAACAGTAAAAACACCTTGCTGAATGACGACCAGGTATCGCCGTGTAAGTCTGTCGCAGAGGAACCGCCAAACTGTCAACAGGCGCCGTTCCAGTCAAATGAGACCGCTGTCGTCTCCGCGGTGGTGCTGCTGGACGACGCCGAGGCCGACATGGACTCTCTGGCGGAGATCGAGAGGACCGAACGCGAGTCTGTCAGCGAGAGAGAGCGATGGTCCAAGGAAGTACAGGATAAAG ACAAACCACTGAAAAAACGAAAGCAAGACTCATACCCTCAGGAACCGGGAGTCGACACGAGCGACGGTTTCGCCCTGCAAAGCGGCAACGCCGGCAACCAGATGACACCCAAGAAGATAAATGCAGCAAGTAACGGTTCTGGTCGTCCTGCTCTGATGGTCAGCATCGATCTGCAGCAGGCTGGCCGAGGATTACGGCAGCCCGTGGTGATGCTGGAGGCCAAGCAGCTGTGCGACGAGCACATCCTGCGCTTCAGTTCTGAGACAGAAGCAGAGAAAGACGATGCCTGCCAACCAGCCATTACCAAAGATCAGGCCGATGAGTTCAGTATGTCCGGCTCGGATAGCCACCCGAAGGAAAACAAGGAAAGTCAGCGGGACTCCAAACACAGAGCTGAGGGCGGTAAGTCAGACGGAAGGTGCGGAGACTCGCCGAGGCTGAAGCAGAACCGGGATCCTGAGTCTCGGCACAGGGATGAAAGGAATGACAACGATCACTGTCAACCGGAGGCCCTTAAAACCTCCAGCAAGGCAGAATGGAACACCGGTTGTAATAACGAAGACAAAGGCAGGGAGAAGAAGAGGACGAAAGATCACGACATCGAAAAAGATAGGAATAGGGACAAAGATAGGGTCAATGACCAAGATGTGGATaaggaaaaagagagagacaagACAAGGGATAagataagaaataaaaacaaaattaggcAAAAGGATACGGACAGAAATAGGGATAAGGATCGAGATAGGGAGAAGGAGGTGGATGGGGACAGAGTTAGAGATAGGGAAAAGGACAAGGACAGAGATAGGGAGAAGGAGAAAGATGTGGACCGAGTTAGAGATCGGGAGAAAGATCAAGGCAGGAATAAACATCAAGGTAAAGATCGAGTAAAAGAAAAGGACCGAGTTAGGGAGAAAGACAGGGATAAAGATCGATCTAAGGAGAAAGAGCGGGATAAGGAGCAAGATAGGGAGAAAGATCGATTAAAGGAGAAAGAGCGCGATAAGGGGCGAGATAAGGAACACGATATGGAGAAAGCTCGATTAAAGGAAAAGGAGCCTGATAAAGAGAAATATAGATTAAAGGAGAAAGAGCAAAATAAGGAGCCTGACAGGGAGAAAGATCGATCCAAGGAGAAGGAGCCGAATAAGGAGCCGGATAAGGAGAAAGATCGATTCAAGGAGAAGGAGCGGGATAAGGAGCAGGATAAGGCGAAAGATCGATTCAAGGAGAAGGAGCGGGATAAGGAGAAAGATCGATTCAAGGAGAAAGAGTGGGAtaaggaaaaagacaaaattaggGAGAAAGAGCGCAATAGGGATAAAGGTCGGGAACGAGAGACGGATGACGGCAAAGAAAGAGTCAGGGAAGACAAGGTCAGGAAACACAAAGCGTCGAGAGATAACATTAACAAACGTGACCAGTGTCCAGATGGGACGCCTAAACAGGATATGGATCACAAAATCAGGCAAGATGGCAGTAGACACTCCAGTGACCTCAGTGGTCTTGAAAGGTCAGACAAATCCATTTTTCCAacctcacaaaataaaaaagataggAAAGGCGGGGATGAAAGTAAACAACTTTCCctcgagaaaaaaaagagtgagttCCCCCCGTACTTGCTGGGGGGAAACTCGGGAATGCTGAAGAACTTTGTGATTCCCAAAGTGAAACGGGACGTGGTCGATAAAGCTCCCCTGGTCTCAGGGGACTTGGTTGACGTCTGGAAAGAACCTCGTGTTCTGCTGGAGAGGAAGTCGCTGGTCCAAAACCTCAGCAGAGGCGCGAAACCCATTGTGATGCTGCGGCGACTGAACGTTGACAACATACGAAGCATCAAGAAGGAACTCAAGGAAACGTACAAGTCCCGGAAGTGGTCTTCTAGTCACAAATCGAGAG AGATGTCATTTAGTGAGAAGGCTAACAAGCGGCAGCACAGTATGATCAGTAAAACTCCCAAGTATACTGGCAACcctgatgaagaggaggaagcatcTGATGGTGACAACAATGAGG TGTTGAGGAAAAGGCGGAGGAAAGATCAGGACAAGACGTGGAAGCGGGAGTCAAAAAAAGGACGTCAACAGGGCTGGAGCTCGGATGAAGGCGACGGTGATCCACAGCCAAATTTAAGCAATG TGGCCagaaaattgaagaaaaaacacaaagagagAAAGACGTATGAAAAGATGCGACCTGAGG ATTTGATGGACTCGTCCACATTCAAGAGATTCGCTGCCAGTGTGGACAACATCCTGGAGAGTCTGGAGGACGTGGACCTCACTGCTGCAG ATGACTAcggagatgatgaaataccacaggagctgttgcTTGGAAAGCACCAGTTGAACGAGTTAGGCAGCAATTCGGCAAAAATTAAAGATATGGGTATCTTTTATAAG TTTTCATCAGGGAAATTGGTGAAATTTATGAACATCCTGGAGAAGAACATTCAGGACAGTGTGAAACTGTCCACATTAATGAACCAT gGTAACGACTCCATGGATGAGGAGCGGCTGTGGCGTGACCTCATCTTGGAGCGGGTGACGAAGTCGGCCGACGCATGTTTGACTGTGCTCAACATCATGACATCGCCGCGTGTGCCCAAGGTGGTTTTCATCGAAGACGTAATCGAGCGGGTGTTGCAGTACACCAAGTTCCACATGCAAAACTCCTTGTACCCCCAGTACGATCCCACCTACAGGGTGGATTCCCACGGAG GTGGTGGTCATAATTCCAAGGGCAAAAAAGCTAAAAGCTCGGGTCATAAACAGAAGACGGTCCTCCTGCTCTACAGCAAAGTGTGTGACATCATCAGCAGCCTTTCGGAGCTGGTGGAGATCCAGCTGCTCACTGACACCACCATTCTTCAG GTGTCCACGCTCGGTATCACGCCGTTCTTTGTGGAAAATGTCAGTGAGCTGCAGTTGTGTGCCATCGCATTGGTGACCGCA GTGTTCTCCCGCTACAGGAAGCACAGGCAGCTCATTCTCGAAGAGATCTTCAACTCCATGGCCAGGCTGCCGTCCAGTAAACGCAACCTGAGAAATTTCAG ATTAAACAGCAGCAGTTCGGATGGAGGTGGCAAGCACATTCAGATGGTCACTGCCTTGGTTCTTCAGCTCATCCAGTGTGTCGTGCAGCTCCCCTCTGCCAAGGATGGAGAAGATGAACACATCAGGAAG GTGGACAAAGACATCCTCATCACCAATTCCTATGAAACTGCCATGAGGACGGCTCAGAACTTCCTGTCAGTGTTTCTCAAGAA ATGTGGCAGTAAGCAGGGAGAGGATGACTACAGGCCTCTATTTGAGAACTTTGTCCATGATCTCCTGTCCACTGTCAACAAACCCGAGTGGCCTGCCGCCGAACTGCTGCTCAGTTTACTGGGTCGCCTGTTG GTGCACCAGTTCAGTAACAAGCAGACAGAGATGGCACTCCGGGTGGCATCGCTGGACTACCTCGGCACCGTTGCTTCTCGCCTGCGCAAAGATGCCGTCAATAGCAAGATGGACCGAAATGCCATCGACCGAATCCTCAAAGAG TCTCCGGGTAATGATGAGACGCAGCAACTCCAGAGGGCCTTGCTGGGCTATGTAGAGGAGAGCAGTGAAATTGAGCCATCTCTCGTG TTTGCCAGGGGTTTCTACATTGCCCAGTGGTACAGGGACATCACGAGCGAGGTAGACAAGGCAATGAAGTTGCAcaatgatgacgacgacgacccAAAACCTTCATATGCCGCTAACGACGTCGACGCCACTGAGGAGATTGTGCAGAGGGCCGAATCGCGGAAAAAATTCCTGCGCAAGGTCATCAGGAACTCTCACACCAG GATCAGCTCTGAAACAATAGACTACAAGGACTCCTGTCTGATTGTCCGATACCTGGCCTCTATGAGGCCGTTCTCACAGAgctttgacatttatttatcacAG ATCCTGAGAGTGCTCGGTGAGAGCGCCATCGCAGTCAGGACTAAAGCCATGAAGTGTCTCTCAGAGGTTGTGGCAGTGGACCCAAGTATTCTAGCAAGG TCCGACATGCAGCGTGGCGTTCACGGCCGCCTCATGGACAACTCCACCAGCGTGCGAGAGGCAGCTGTGGAGCTCGTAGGACGCTTTGTGCTCAGTCGACCCGAGCTCATCGAGCAGTACTATGACATGCTCATCGAGAGGATATTG GACACGGGTATCAGCGTGAGGAAGAGAGTCATCAAGATCCTGAGAGATATTTGTCTGGAGTTGCCGGACTTCCACAAGATCACCGAGATGTGTGTCAAGATGATCCGAAGGGTCAACGACGAGGAGGGGATTAAG AAACTGGTGAATGAGACCTTCCAGAAAATCTGGTTCACACCCACACCCAGTCATGACAAAGATGCCATGATCAGGAAAATCTTGAACATCACAGATGTG GTGCTTGCATGTAAAGATTCCGGCTACGATTGGTTTGAGCAACTCCTCCAAAAC CTCCTTAAATCAGAAGAAGCCGCTTCGTACAAACCTGCTAAGAAGGCCTGCAGTCAACTGGTGGACAATCTGGTGGAGCACATAGTGAAATATGAGGAGTCCATTGCAG aGTGTGAGGACAAGGGCATCCACTCAGGTCGCCTCGTGGCGTGCGTCACCACACTGTATCTGTTCAGCAAAATCCGACCACAGCTGATGGTCAAACATGCCATGACTATGCAGCCCCACTTGACTACCAAGTGCAAC AATCAGAATGACTTAATGGTGATTTGCAACGTTGCAAAGATCCTGGAGCTGGTCGTGCCCCTGATGGACAATGCCAGCGAGAATTTCCTCACCACCATGGAAGAAGACCTCATGAAACTTATCGTCAAATATGGAATGATG GTTGTGCAGCACTGCGTAAGCTGTCTCGGTGCTGTGGTAAACAAGGTCACACACAACTACAAGTTTGTTTGGGCTTGTTTCAATCGTTTCTACG GTGCGCTGACCAAACTCAAGACCCAGCACCAGGAGGACCCAAACAGTCCCACCTTGGTGACGAACAAGCCCACGCTGCTTCGCTCACTGTTCACGGTCGGTgctttgtgtcgacactttgaCTTTGACCAAGAGGAGTTCAAGGGTGCCAGCAAG CTCATCATTAAGGACAAGGTCTTGGAGCTTCTTCTGTACTTTACAACTCACAAAGATGAGGAGGTCCAGGCCAAGGCCTTAATTGGTTTAG GCTTCCAGTTCATCATGCATCCGGAGCTGATGTTCGTGGAGGACGTGAAGATTCTCTACAACACCACCCTGTCGGACGAGCACAGTCTGGTCAGTCTAAAGATCCAAGTgcttaaaaacatgcagacaTATCTACAGGAGGAGGACTCGCGAATGCAAGAGGCTGACCGTGAAT GGAAGGAGAAGGCCAAACAGGAGGATCTGAAGGAGATGGGTGACATCTCATCAGGCATGAGCAGCTCTATCATTCAGATCTACCTGAAGCAGGTGCTGGACTCCTTCCTGCACACGCAGTCCACGGTGCGACACTTTGCTCTGAGCGTGATCACGCTGACGCTCAGCCAGGGCCTCATCCACCCTGTGCAG tgCGTTCCCTACCTGATTGCCATGGGAACCGACCCTGAGCCAACCATGAAGAACAAGGCTGATCAACAACTGGTGGAGATTGACAAGAAATATTCAGGCTTTATCCAT ATGAAGGCCGTAGCAGGGCTGAAGTTGTCCTATCAGATCCAGCGGGCCATCGCCAGATCCGCAGACGCGATCCTCCGAGGCTTCCGACACCACGACACCGACGCGGCCCTCTGCTCTCATCTGTACACTTTGGTTCGGGGGAACCGCCAACATCGGCGAGCCTTCCTCATTTCTCTGCTCAACATGTTTGACGACAGCTCC AGAACTGAGGTGAACTTGCTGTTATTCGTGGCGGACAACTTGGCCTGCTTCCCGTACCAGACGCAGGAAGAGCCTCTTTTCATCATGCACCACGTGGACATCACTCTGTCTGTCTCTGGGAGCAACTTGCTGCAGTCTTTTAAAGAG TCGTTAAGAAAAGGGCCAGTACCACGGCCGAAGAagataaagaaaaagaagaaaaagaaaaagaagacaaagccTCGGAAGATGCGAGACAGCTCTGACGACAGCGAGGAGAGCAGCAGCCGAtccagtagcagcagcagcagcagcagcagcagtagcagcagcagcagcgatgaggaggaggaggtggaacaTGTCCACAAGCATTCTGACTCTGACATGGATGATGAGGATGTGGTGATGGCCCGCCTCCCCGAGGACCCGAAGCCTCTGCTGGACTTTTCAGTGGCTTCGCAGGGAATCTTATTGCTGCTCATGCTCAAACAACATTTGAAGAATCTATTTGGCTTCTCAGACAG CAAAATCCAGAAGTATTCGCCAACGGAATCGGCCAAGGTGTACGACAAGACTGTGAACAGGAAATCCAAGGTGCACTTCAACCCTCGCCAGACTCTGGACTTCCTGAAAGTCGGCCTGTCCAGCACAGACATCAGCTACGAGACCAAAAAGGATATCGTCAAACAGTATTTACAC TTCAAAGTGCTGATGGAGCACCTGGACcgtgaggaagaggaagaggagggcgaAGCCAGTGCCAACGCCAGAAACAAAGCAATTACCTTGCTGCTCCAGGGCCCCAAACCCCGAAACCACAACCACAACAATCACGCGGCGCCGCTTGAGTCTGAGGATGAGGAGAGCGAGGATGAAGACCCCCCGGCG CAGAAGTCACGGCGAGGCGACGACTCGGCGGAGGATTCCGGCCACATCAACGAGAGCGTGGATGTGACGGACGTGGTGGCCATCCGCTGTCCCAGATACAAAGACAGGCCGCAGATCGCCAGGGTGGTACAGAAGACCAAAAGCGGCTACAGCGTACACTGGATGTCCGGTTCCTACTCCGGGCCCTGGGCTGTGGCCAAGAAACGGGACGGTCGCAAAAAGGTGCCTTGGTTGGACAACATCAAGGAGTCGGACATTATTTATAAGAAAATCTCCTTAACGAGCGGACACAAGCTGACAAACAAAGTGGCACAGACGTTACGGGCGCTATACGCCGCCAAGGACGGGACTAAGCATTAG